A single Populus alba chromosome 7, ASM523922v2, whole genome shotgun sequence DNA region contains:
- the LOC140955815 gene encoding uncharacterized protein, which translates to MDQVKATAAFVANRSSHVVVDSAGLEKVVENIQDKIPKIEWDFEGIHYFDSGPLTVQYLFVLDTLNFCFWPDKNLNYDDFGFGLKEAFGKMTNLYLMLTICKSSPVGFELERSFGGKASNLVESCGRSAAKLVATIASHFPGFRDHSVYKGHQIFLYKRAQIFAADLYGAFKGQGYGDFNDISSITIFADYIVPKKLCCGKLGVLNIVSTLASIIESNKEIVSGSEEEVELRACSIYAVEKMRDLISVKLGKQVWWN; encoded by the exons ATGGACCAGGTCAAAGCAACCGCTGCCTTCGTCGCCAACCGCTCCTCTCACGTTGTTGTCGACTCTGCAG GGTTAGAGAAAGTAGTGGAGAATATTCAAGATAAGATTCCGAAAATAGAGTGGGATTTTGAAGGGATTCATTATTTTGACAGCGGACCTCTCACCGTTCAGTACCTCTTTGTTTTGGACACGCTCAATTTTTGCTTTTGGCCTg acaaGAACTtaaattatgatgattttggcTTCGGGTTAAAAGAGGCTTTTGGAAAAATGACAAATCTGTATTTGATGCTGACCATCTGCAAAAGTTCACCG GTTGGTTTTGAGCTGGAAAGAAGTTTTGGGGGTAAAGCATCAAATCTAGTGGAGTCCTGTGGGAGATCAGCTGCAAAGCTTGTTGCCACTATAGCCAGTCACTTTCCTG GCTTTCGAGACCACTCTGTTTACAAAGGCCACCAGATATTCTTGTATAAAAGAGCTCAGATATTTGCTGCTGATCTATATGGTGCTTTCAAAGGCCAAGGATATGGAGATTTCAATGACATTAGCTCAATCACTATATTTGCGGACTATATTGTCCCCAAAAAGCTATGCTGCGGGAAGCTTGGTGTGCTAAATATAGTTTCAACCCTTGCCAGCATAATTGAGTCTAATAAAGAAATAGTTTCAGGAAGTGAGGAGGAAGTTGAATTACGAGCCTGTTCCATATATGCTGTGGAGAAAATGAGGGACCTGATTAGTGTAAAATTAGGAAAACAGGTATGGTGGAACTGa